The Pirellulales bacterium nucleotide sequence CCTATACGCACGAGGGCTTTGGTTCTGGCTGGCCGTCAATGTAGACTTGGCCGTCACCGTTGTCAAGTGGCCGAGCGCCACGGTCGACAGGAAGCCGATTCGCCGGCGATCGCGATCAGAACTGCGGGTGTTGCCAGGCGCACCGCCTAGCGGTATATTCCAGGCAAGACATCTCTGAGAGGGCCTCGTCCGATGGCTGCACTTATCGGTGAATCGCGTGTTGAGCGGCGGCAGGCGAGCGACGGAGCGCCGCTTGTGTTCCGGAGCAACCAGGACGCTTTTTCGCGCTACGCCTGCTCGCGGCCGCTCGCGTATGCCCTCTTTCGGGCCGCGGAATGCGACGAGCTGGCGGCATTGCGCATCCCGCGGCCCGTGCTTGATGTCGGCTGCGGGGAAGGGGAGTTTGGCGTGTTCGCGCTTGCATCACCGCCCGACATCGGTGTCGATCTTTTAGCCGATCGGTTGGCGCAGGCGCGGAAGGCGGCGCGGGGGGGGACGCTGGCGCGAGCCGACGCCTGCCGGCTGCCATTTGGCGACGCTTCGTTCGCGTCGGTGTTGGCGGTCTCGGTGTTGGAACACTTTGAGCGGCCGGCGACGGCCCTGGCCGAGATCGCGCGGGTGCTGCGGCCCGGCGGACGGTTCATTGCGACGATTGTGCTGTCCGATCTACACCAACATTTGTTCTACCCCAGGCTGCTGCGACCGGTGGGTCTCGATCGAGGATATCTGGCCGCGCACGACCGCGTTTTTAAGCACAAAAGCTTGCTGCCGAAGGACGACTGGGAGAAAATGGTTTCAGCCGCCGGTTTGGACGTAATCGAGAGCCGAAAGATCGTATCGCCCGCCGTAACCCGCGCGTTCGATTTTTTTCTGGCGACCGCTTGGCCCTATCGGCTGCTGCAGCAGTTTGGCGTGCGCTTCGTCTGGCGGCCCCGCTGGATGGAAGGATGGTGCTGGCGGTTGTTCGAAACATTGGTCCACGACGGCGCAGGTGACAGGGCGGAAGACAACGAATCGGAGATCGGGCCGATGAATGACCGCAACCCGACCACCGCGGCGCTCCGGAGCGAGGCTGAGGCGGAGGGAAGCACGTTGTTGATGGTAGCCGAGAAACCTTGATTAAGACAGGAGACAGGCATGAGTGGCCGTTGCAGGCGTTCCGCCATGACGCTCGTTGAAACGCTGGTTGTCATCTCGATCATCGGCATGTTGATGTCGTTGCTGTTGCCCGCCGTGCAGGCCTCGCGCGAGAGCGCGCGCCGGACGCAGTGCCAAAACAATCTGCATCAGCTCTCGCTGGCGCTCGCGGGGTTCGAAAGCTCACGAGGGCGCTTTCCGCCCGGCCGCTTTGGCGGGAACTTCGGCTACGGTCCGACCTCGCGCGCCTGGAGTTGGGGGGCGGAGTTGCTGCCGCTCTTGGAGCGGAAGGACCTTTACGACCTGGGTAGCGTGCAAACCGCCGCTTTGAATGCGAGCATCGCCACGAGCCAGCAACTTTCAATATTTCTTTGCCCGTCGGCGGCCGTCAGCGGACCACGCGTCGACGCGGGGAACCTCGCGGGGCTGCCTGTCGGGCAAGCGACCTACAAAGCCGTGAGCGGCGCCAATTGGGGCGACGACTACACGCAGCCGGGCAACGTTCAGATTGCCACCGACTGGCGCAACAAAGGAAGGAACGGATCTTACGACGGCCTCGACGACGGCGACGGTATCATGTTCCGCAGCGATTACCAAAATCCGAGCTTGATGGCACGAATCCGCGACGGCACCAGCCGCACTTTTCTTCTCGGCGAAGACCTGCCCGATCAAGATGAGTGGGTGTCGTGGCCTTATGCGAACAATGCCTACGGTACGTGCGCCATGCCGCCGAACTTGACGAAATATCCTCCG carries:
- a CDS encoding DUF1559 domain-containing protein, translating into MSGRCRRSAMTLVETLVVISIIGMLMSLLLPAVQASRESARRTQCQNNLHQLSLALAGFESSRGRFPPGRFGGNFGYGPTSRAWSWGAELLPLLERKDLYDLGSVQTAALNASIATSQQLSIFLCPSAAVSGPRVDAGNLAGLPVGQATYKAVSGANWGDDYTQPGNVQIATDWRNKGRNGSYDGLDDGDGIMFRSDYQNPSLMARIRDGTSRTFLLGEDLPDQDEWVSWPYANNAYGTCAMPPNLTKYPPANWENTWGFRSRHPGGLNFAMCDGSVRWINDSIALAVYRALATIDGQEVFGDDQWR
- a CDS encoding class I SAM-dependent methyltransferase, encoding MAALIGESRVERRQASDGAPLVFRSNQDAFSRYACSRPLAYALFRAAECDELAALRIPRPVLDVGCGEGEFGVFALASPPDIGVDLLADRLAQARKAARGGTLARADACRLPFGDASFASVLAVSVLEHFERPATALAEIARVLRPGGRFIATIVLSDLHQHLFYPRLLRPVGLDRGYLAAHDRVFKHKSLLPKDDWEKMVSAAGLDVIESRKIVSPAVTRAFDFFLATAWPYRLLQQFGVRFVWRPRWMEGWCWRLFETLVHDGAGDRAEDNESEIGPMNDRNPTTAALRSEAEAEGSTLLMVAEKP